The genomic interval GTCTTTCATATCTTAATGCTTTCTTTAGTATTGATTAATAGCTTTAAAAACTAGATCACTGTAAAAATTTTCTATGGTTTTTTGTCCTTCTTTCACATTTGTAAGAGAGGGCAAATGCTCTGCAAAATAGCGTTGATGATGGGCACCTTCTATTACCGTAGATATGAGCATGTGAGGAAAATCATAATCAGGATTAAGCTCTAAAACAATGTCACTTATGCGTTGTACAACACGTTTGTAAGTTTTATAATAACCCTTTTGATTTTCTTTATCAATATCTTTAGTGTGGTACGCTTTTGAAGATTCTGCTATAATAATGCGATGTAGCTTGACTTCATTCACAAAAGATACATTAGTATCTTGTGTAATCTTTTTTGTAATGAGTTGTAGAGCATTGCGCAATTTTATTTTTGGATCGAAAACATTTGTAATAGAAAAGAGAAGCCTATATTCAACCCAACTCCAATACCAACTTATTAAATACACTAATAGTGAATGTTTACTTTCAAAGTATCGGTATATAGAACTTTCGTTTGAAGAAATTCGTACGCCTAATTTTTTGAAGGTAAAAGATTCAAAACCAAGTTCATCTATGAGCTCAATGCTCTCACTCACAATCTTACGCCCTAAATCTGTACTTTCAGGATTGCGGAGGTATAGAGCTGGATTAATGGTGATTTGTATTTGTAATTGATCCATAATGTAAATTTATAATAGTAATACTATTATAAATTATTGTTTAACTTTAATTTATGAGTTTTTTTGTTACGCTTTCGCGAAAGCGAAGTTCCCCTACATACTTTTTTAATTATGCAATCATTAACATGGGTCAGAATTACAAATCGCTACCTTACCTTACTGATTTAATAGCTATGAAAACAAATTTTAAAGTGGTACCAGATTTTGTCAAGACCATTAATGTTTTGCCAGATGCCTGGAGTAGTAATGATTATAAAGAGCTTCTCGATATAATGGATTATGGAAATACATCAGATCTTTCTGAGGATGAGTTAATGGAAATGACATTAATTTCACTTTCAGACAATGCACCAAATGTTGCTGCCGAAATCGTATTAAAACATGTTTTTAAGGATGCTTTAAATAAAGGTCAAGTACAGAACTTATCTCACGAAATACAAGAGGAAAACACTTGGGAAACCTATGCTGATTTATCAATGCATGAAAATTTTTTTAATACGGTACAGTTATTATATAAAGCATACAATGGCAAATTTCCTCATCCAGATGCCATGTATTTTAGAGTTAGCTTTGAGGTGAAAAGCAAAGTAATGCTAGATATTTTTAATGAAGAAACAGAAAAACATATTATAAGAATACTGGCTCAGGGCATGCCTCCTCATACTTTATTAAAGAGATTGTATAAAGAAGAACTAGAGGATGGAGCATTTAAAAATGCTTCAGATATTATTTGGCAATTAAAAAAAGTGAAAGAAACAGAAACTTCAATTACCTTTGACGTAGTAAGTTCTAATCGTTGGTTTGAAGATATTAAATATGTAGAGCCTTACGAAGCTCAACTAGTATATGAGGAAGATTGATCTTAAAAATTTTTCTTATTAGAATAGGGCCATTAACTCAGTTGGTTCAGAGTGTCACGTCGACAACGTGGAAGTCATTGGTTCGAATCCAATATGGCCCACAAATTATAATCCCCAATATTTTATTGGGGATTTTTATAGTTCTAGATCTGGGAAAAACACTATGATTGATCAGTTTTTTTGATACTCAGACTTTTTTTCTCAATTTCTGTTCCCATTTCCAAGCGCTTTTTATAGCTTCTTTGAGAGAGGATTCTGCTTTCCAGCCCAACACCTTATTTGCTTTTTTAGTATCAGCATACGCTGCTGTAACATCTCCTTTTCGTCTAGGTACAGTTTTGTAATTGAGTTTACTTTCTGATATTTTTTCAAATGTACGGATGACTTCTAATACAGAACTTCCAGTTCCTGTACCTATATTAAATACTTCATAATTTGTATCACTATTATTTTTAAGCATTCTTTCTAAAGCGACAACATGTGCTTTTGCGAGATCTACTACATGTATATAATCTCGTATAGCAGTTCCGTCATGTGTAGGGTAATCGTTTCCAAACACAGAAAGCTGTTTTCGTAAGCCTATTGCTGTTTGTGTTAAATAGGGTACTAAGTTTACAGGTATACCTGTTGGTTGCTCACCTATCTCTGTAGAGGGATGTGAACCTATAGGGTTGAAATATCTTAATGCTATGGCTTTTAACTGCGGCTGTACATTACAGGCATCTCTTATAATTTCTTCACCTATCTGTTTTGTATTTCCGTAAGGAGATTTCGCAGGTTTAATTGGGGCATTTTCCGTAATGGGTAGTTCATCTGCTTGACCGTATACAGTACATGAAGAGCTAAAAATGAAAGCAACGTTTTTTTTATATTGCAGCTCTTGTAATACGTATATTAATGGAGTGAGGTTGTTCTCATAATAGAGTAGTGGATTCTCTACACTTTCACCCACCGCCTTTGATGCGGCAAAGTGTATGACACCTTCTATATCAGGGTATTTTGAAAAGAACTCCTTTACAGTAGATTTTTCTCTTAAATCGATATTTTCAAATTCAGGTGTTTTGCCACTTATAGCGCTAATACCTTTTAAAACTTCTGGTGATGCATTAGAACAATTATCAATGATAATAACATCATAGCCTTTACTTTGAAGTTCTACTACAGTATGTGACCCTATAAAGCCTAAACCACCTGTTACTAGGATTTTCATAAATGCTATCAAATTTGATTAAAAAAAATAACTGCAAATGATACATCTGCAGTTATAAAAATAAAGTAATTATTTATGCTACGCTTTCGCGAAAGCGTATTCCTTAGAATATTAAATAAGTGCTCAATACTAATAATACTATAAGACCGCCAACAATCCATGCGTACTTCCATGGTGTGGTATCAATTGCTTGGGTTTGTTGAGGTATGTAAACGTCTCTTTTAGGTCTTAAGGCTCCTACAATAAGCATGATAATAATATTTATGACAAACAAAATTCCCATAATATGTAGAAAGTGTGGGAAAGCTTGAGCTTTTATAATAGCAAGCTCGCTAGTATTCGTAATCCCATTTGCAGCTGCTTCTGCCAGTGCTTTTTCTTGGAATGAAGGTCTCATGAATATAGTGCAGATGTACATAATCACTCCGCCAATCATTGCTATTTTTGCACCCAGTGCAGGTACTTTTTTAGTGACTATCCCTACGACAACTACAGCAAGAATTGGGACACTTAAACTACCCAATGCTTGTTGTATGTAGTCAAATAACCCAGCGGGCGCATTTGCAATAAAGGGAGCTATTATCATTGCTACTAAAGCTACTACTAGACCGAACACCTTGCCAGCTCTAACGGCTTTATGCTCAGAAGCATCTCTGTTAAAGAATTTTTTATAAAGGTCAAATCCAAAAAGCGTAGCACTACTATTTAGCAAACTATTGAAAGAACTCAATACAGCTCCAAATAATACAGCTGCAAAAAATCCAACCAAAGCAGGAGGAAGTACTTCTTTAACTAGAGTTGGATATGCTTTATCTGCAGAACTCAAATCATTTTGAAATAAATGCCATGCAATTATACCTGGAAGCACAACAATTACTGGGATAAGAAATTTTACAAAGGCAGCAAGCATCATTCCTTTTTGTCCCTCTTTTAAGCTCTTAGCTCCAAAGACACGTTGCAATATAGCTTGATTTGTTCCCCAGTAATACATTTGAGCAATCATCATTCCAGTAAATATAGTACCTACGGGTATAGAGGAAGTGATATCTCCGGTTACGTCAAATTTATCTTGATTTTCTGTCCACAACTCATTTAATCCAGCTCCTACACTTCCATCGCCTATTAATTTAAGACCAAAGTAGGGTATCAGTAAACCACCTATTAGTAACCCTATTGCGTTAACAAGATCAGACACTGCGACCGCTTTTAAACCTCCAAAAATGGCATAAATGATCCCAATAATACCAATTGTCCAGACACACAATGTTATAGTAGCTCCATCAGAAAAACCTAACAATGTAGGTAAGTCAAACATAGTACTAAAGGCTAAAGATCCAGAATATAAAATTGTAGGTAACAAGACTACCCCAAAAGCTATCAGAAATAAAATAGAAAGAATGGCTTTGGTGTTTTCGTCAAAACGCTCTTCAATAAACTCTGGTATTGTGGTGATACCCTTGTGCATATATTTAGGTAAAAAATATACGGCAGTTATGACCATTGCAATAGCGGCAAGTGTTTCCCAGGCCATTACAAGTATACCCTCAGAAAAAGCTTGACCATTAAGCCCTACAATTTGCTCTGCAGATAAGTTTGTGAGTAATAAAGATCCAGCAATAGTTAATGCACCAAGACTACGTCCTCCTAGATAATATCCGTCAGCACTTTTTTCATCCGTTTCTCGTGTTTTCCACCAAGCATATCCAGCTACTAGTAATGTAAATCCAAGAAAAGAAATGAGTCCCATAAGGTTTGTTTTTAATATTCTAAAGTCTAAAATATGACTTTTTCACATATAATTAAGAGTATTTTTTAGAATCCTCTTACTACAACGTTATCGTAATGAACGCTATAAAATGTTGACACAAAGAATTTTTTCCGCTTTCGCGAAAGCAAAATCTTAATTAAATTCAACTTCATAAAAAGTACTAGCATCTTTAATTAATGAGTCCAAATGCTCATTTTCTTTAATGACTCGGCTCTCATTCCAACCTAAGTACTTAATCATATCCTCTTGAACAAGAGATCTGTATTGACGTACAGAATCTATGTCAAAATAGAGTCTGCCGGTGCGTCTTACAAAAAAATCAGAAAGGCTATTACACATCTCATGATGGACACAATACCAAAGTTCTGATCGAATAAGTTTTTTTTGAGGATCCTCATTTATAAAAAAAATCATTTTATTAAGTATTGTATCACTCTGTTTACCGTAGGTGCTTGCAAGATACCAGCTTTGATAGCTATCAGTAATACCTAGTTCTATAAGATCTTTTAGGATCGATTTCTGATAAATTGCTACCTCCTTACTACTTTCTAAAGGTACTGATGTAAGAGGAATTTTATCAGTATATGAATCTACTAATTTTTCTTTTTTCTTTTGAGGCATCTCTTTGAGCACCCGATCTATGACACGTTGAGCCATTTTCCGGTATCCAGTAAGTTTACCACCCGCAATGGATATTAATCCTGTTTTTGAAACAAAAATCTCATCCTTTCTACTTAGTTCAGAAGGATCTTTACCATCTTCATGAATAAGCGGTCGGAGTCCGGCCCAATTTGATTCTATATCATCTATAGTTAGTTTTACTTCAGGAAACATATTATTTGTGGCATCGAGTAGATAGGTGGCATCTTTTTGGGTAGCTACTACGCGATTTAAATTGCTGCTGTAGTTAGTGTCTGTTGTACCTACATAGGTAGCTCTTCCTCTGGGTATAGCAAAAATCATTCTGCCATCTGGAACATCAAAATAGATTGATTGCGTAAGAGGAAAACGTTCTCTTGAGAAGACAATGTGTACACCTTTAGTAAGATGGAGGTGCTTAGTATTCATAGAATGATCTTTTTTACGAAGTAAATCAACCCAGGGTCCGGCAGCAGAAACGTAATTATTTGATTTTAGTTTGAAGGACTTTTCAGTGTTATAGTCATAACATTGTAGGTTTTTTATCTTACCATTTTCATCATATTTAAATGATTTCATCTCACAATAATTGATGATTGTAGCCCCAAATGTGGCAGCTTTTTTAAGAAGCTCTATAGTTAACCTTGCATCGTCTGTTCTATATTCTGCATAGTAGCCGCCACCTATTAAATGTTCCTTATGAAGCAGCGGTTCTCTAGAGGCTGTTTCTTCTGCACTGAGCATTTTACGTTTATCAATACCTTCTACATTGGCCAGAAAATCATATACTTTAAGTCCTATAGCCGTCATCATTTTTCCGTAAGTACCGCCTTCAATAAGTGGGAGTAGCATTTTTTCAGGAACTACAAGATGTGGGGCAAGTGTGTGGACTATAGCTCGTTCACTACCAGATTCTTTAACAAGTCCAATTTCCATTTGCTTTAAATACCTCAAACCACCGTGAATGAGCTTTGTTGATTTATTACTGGTACCCGAGGCAAAATCATTTTTTTCAATAAGACACACCTCCATCCCTCTAGATGAGGCATCTAATGCAATACCAGCTCCAGTAACACCACCACCTATGATAATGAGGTCAAAATTTTTAAGCTGTGCCCTTTTGAGTTGTAGCTCTCTATCTAATATAGAAAACGGCATAGGAGTGTCATCTTCTGCGGTAAGCATTAAGTTAGTGCTACTTTTTGTACGTGCAACTGCATTCTTCCAGCCAGTATATTGTTTGTTTCTTTGATATTCAGTGATTATAGGTTGAAAGCATTTTTCTCGTTTTCTAATTTTTGTAATATCTTTTTTATTCCAAACCCCTGCTTGAATACCGGCAATAAACGCTGCGCCAAGCGCTGTTACTTCTAACATTTCTGGGCGGTCTACTTCTATATTAAGAATATCTGACTGAAATTGCATTAAATAGTCATTTGCACTAGCACCCCCATCTACTTTTAATGATTTAATTTGTTTTCCAGAGTCTTCAATCATGGCCTCGACCACATCACGAGTTTGATACGCCAGTGCATCGACCGTAGCCTTTATGATATCGTTTTTATCTGAGTCTAATGTAAGTCCGTAAATAGCTCCTTTTGCATCCATATCCCAGTGGGGAGCTCCTAATCCTGCAAATGCGGGTACTACATAAAGGTGCTCGCTATGGTTTGTATTCTTACAAATTTGTTCAGTCTCTTTTGCGTTTTGTATGATCTCTAACTTATCACGTAACCATTTTATAGAAGCCCCTCCAGCAAAAATGGATCCTTCAAGCGCATACTTTATTTTTTGACCAGGGAGGGAAGCGCATAAGGTGGTGAGTAATCCATTTTTGGAATGATATGGCTTTTTTCCAGTGTTCATCATCATGAAACAACCAGTACCATAAGTGTTTTTTGCAATACCTGATTTATAACCCCCTTGCCCAAAAAGAGATGCTTGCTGGTCTCCAGCAACTCCGCAAATAGGAATTTTAATTCCTTGAATTTCAATTTCTCCAAAATCTGAAGCTGAAGATTGAACCGTAGGTAGCATGGATTTTGGAATGTTTAATGCGTCTAGCATTTTAACATCCCATTTGAGATCAATTATATTGTATAATAAAGTTCGGCTTGCATTGGAGTGGTCTGTTGCGTGTACTTTTCCGTTGGTAAACTTCCAGATAAGCCATGAGTCAATAGTGCC from Dokdonia sp. Hel_I_53 carries:
- a CDS encoding TetR/AcrR family transcriptional regulator; the protein is MDQLQIQITINPALYLRNPESTDLGRKIVSESIELIDELGFESFTFKKLGVRISSNESSIYRYFESKHSLLVYLISWYWSWVEYRLLFSITNVFDPKIKLRNALQLITKKITQDTNVSFVNEVKLHRIIIAESSKAYHTKDIDKENQKGYYKTYKRVVQRISDIVLELNPDYDFPHMLISTVIEGAHHQRYFAEHLPSLTNVKEGQKTIENFYSDLVFKAINQY
- the galE gene encoding UDP-glucose 4-epimerase GalE gives rise to the protein MKILVTGGLGFIGSHTVVELQSKGYDVIIIDNCSNASPEVLKGISAISGKTPEFENIDLREKSTVKEFFSKYPDIEGVIHFAASKAVGESVENPLLYYENNLTPLIYVLQELQYKKNVAFIFSSSCTVYGQADELPITENAPIKPAKSPYGNTKQIGEEIIRDACNVQPQLKAIALRYFNPIGSHPSTEIGEQPTGIPVNLVPYLTQTAIGLRKQLSVFGNDYPTHDGTAIRDYIHVVDLAKAHVVALERMLKNNSDTNYEVFNIGTGTGSSVLEVIRTFEKISESKLNYKTVPRRKGDVTAAYADTKKANKVLGWKAESSLKEAIKSAWKWEQKLRKKV
- a CDS encoding solute:sodium symporter family transporter, which codes for MGLISFLGFTLLVAGYAWWKTRETDEKSADGYYLGGRSLGALTIAGSLLLTNLSAEQIVGLNGQAFSEGILVMAWETLAAIAMVITAVYFLPKYMHKGITTIPEFIEERFDENTKAILSILFLIAFGVVLLPTILYSGSLAFSTMFDLPTLLGFSDGATITLCVWTIGIIGIIYAIFGGLKAVAVSDLVNAIGLLIGGLLIPYFGLKLIGDGSVGAGLNELWTENQDKFDVTGDITSSIPVGTIFTGMMIAQMYYWGTNQAILQRVFGAKSLKEGQKGMMLAAFVKFLIPVIVVLPGIIAWHLFQNDLSSADKAYPTLVKEVLPPALVGFFAAVLFGAVLSSFNSLLNSSATLFGFDLYKKFFNRDASEHKAVRAGKVFGLVVALVAMIIAPFIANAPAGLFDYIQQALGSLSVPILAVVVVGIVTKKVPALGAKIAMIGGVIMYICTIFMRPSFQEKALAEAAANGITNTSELAIIKAQAFPHFLHIMGILFVINIIIMLIVGALRPKRDVYIPQQTQAIDTTPWKYAWIVGGLIVLLVLSTYLIF
- the glpK gene encoding glycerol kinase GlpK — protein: MKKKYIIAFDQGTTSTRSIIFDDAGNIRNIAQKELTQQHPQKGWVEHDPIEIYEAQKATLKEIIETSEIDIQEIAAVGITNQRETTVVWDKHTSEPIYNAIVWLDKRTNKICEQLKSQGLDNYVHKQTGLFIDSYFSGTKVKWILDNVDNAFAKAQQGDLLFGTIDSWLIWKFTNGKVHATDHSNASRTLLYNIIDLKWDVKMLDALNIPKSMLPTVQSSASDFGEIEIQGIKIPICGVAGDQQASLFGQGGYKSGIAKNTYGTGCFMMMNTGKKPYHSKNGLLTTLCASLPGQKIKYALEGSIFAGGASIKWLRDKLEIIQNAKETEQICKNTNHSEHLYVVPAFAGLGAPHWDMDAKGAIYGLTLDSDKNDIIKATVDALAYQTRDVVEAMIEDSGKQIKSLKVDGGASANDYLMQFQSDILNIEVDRPEMLEVTALGAAFIAGIQAGVWNKKDITKIRKREKCFQPIITEYQRNKQYTGWKNAVARTKSSTNLMLTAEDDTPMPFSILDRELQLKRAQLKNFDLIIIGGGVTGAGIALDASSRGMEVCLIEKNDFASGTSNKSTKLIHGGLRYLKQMEIGLVKESGSERAIVHTLAPHLVVPEKMLLPLIEGGTYGKMMTAIGLKVYDFLANVEGIDKRKMLSAEETASREPLLHKEHLIGGGYYAEYRTDDARLTIELLKKAATFGATIINYCEMKSFKYDENGKIKNLQCYDYNTEKSFKLKSNNYVSAAGPWVDLLRKKDHSMNTKHLHLTKGVHIVFSRERFPLTQSIYFDVPDGRMIFAIPRGRATYVGTTDTNYSSNLNRVVATQKDATYLLDATNNMFPEVKLTIDDIESNWAGLRPLIHEDGKDPSELSRKDEIFVSKTGLISIAGGKLTGYRKMAQRVIDRVLKEMPQKKKEKLVDSYTDKIPLTSVPLESSKEVAIYQKSILKDLIELGITDSYQSWYLASTYGKQSDTILNKMIFFINEDPQKKLIRSELWYCVHHEMCNSLSDFFVRRTGRLYFDIDSVRQYRSLVQEDMIKYLGWNESRVIKENEHLDSLIKDASTFYEVEFN